Proteins co-encoded in one Kutzneria chonburiensis genomic window:
- a CDS encoding carbohydrate ABC transporter permease gives MHDRVARLFLPLGAYLVVTLVPFYWMVVFAFRPTGSTALVPWPITLDHFRTVWTDLGFAVFFRNSLIVALGTLVVVSVFALMGGYALARFAFRGRRAFLLALLCSQFVPGAMVLIPLFLVFKATHLLNSLQGLVIADSAFQLPLALILMSGFVRGVPVDLEEAAMVDGCGRLRAFLAVVLPQLRPALVAVGSFAFIGSWNNFLFALMFAGRQDRFTLPVGLSYTLGEFNVDFGALAAGGLVAAVPVVAVFAVIQRFLVQGLTAGAVKG, from the coding sequence ATGCACGACAGGGTGGCCCGGCTGTTCCTGCCGCTCGGCGCCTATCTGGTGGTCACACTGGTGCCGTTCTACTGGATGGTGGTGTTCGCGTTCCGGCCGACCGGGTCGACGGCGCTGGTGCCGTGGCCGATCACGCTGGACCACTTCCGTACCGTGTGGACGGATCTGGGCTTCGCGGTGTTCTTCCGCAACAGCCTGATCGTCGCGCTCGGCACCCTGGTCGTGGTCAGCGTCTTCGCGCTGATGGGCGGCTACGCGTTGGCGCGCTTCGCCTTCCGCGGCCGCCGGGCGTTCCTGCTCGCGCTGCTGTGCTCGCAGTTCGTGCCCGGCGCGATGGTGCTCATCCCGCTGTTCCTGGTGTTCAAGGCCACGCACCTGCTGAACAGCCTGCAGGGCCTGGTGATCGCCGACAGCGCGTTCCAGCTGCCGCTGGCGCTGATCCTGATGAGCGGCTTCGTCCGGGGCGTTCCGGTCGACCTCGAGGAAGCCGCGATGGTCGACGGCTGCGGCCGGCTGCGCGCGTTTCTCGCGGTGGTGCTGCCGCAGCTGCGGCCGGCGCTGGTCGCGGTCGGCTCGTTCGCGTTCATCGGCTCCTGGAACAACTTCCTGTTCGCGCTGATGTTCGCCGGCCGGCAGGACCGGTTCACGCTGCCGGTCGGGCTGAGCTACACGCTCGGCGAGTTCAACGTCGACTTCGGCGCGCTGGCGGCCGGTGGTCTGGTCGCGGCCGTGCCGGTGGTCGCGGTGTTCGCGGTGATCCAACGATTCCTGGTGCAGGGACTGACGGCGGGAGCGGTGAAGGGATGA
- a CDS encoding carbohydrate ABC transporter permease produces MSRARWTPYLLIAPTVLLMAVFLAYPVGSVVYYSLQHYNATRSWANGFAGLDNFRQMLLHDPLFWQSLGFSARWVVVEVGLQLLLGLVLALIVNETFVGRGLARALVFSPWAVSGVLTTGIWILLYNPSTGIFEQLASWGVGNHGTSVLGDPATVFPATVVAELWRGVPFFAILLLADLQTIPHELYEAAEVDGATRWQRFRLVTLPHLRDAIVLSTLLRAVWEFNNVDLLYTLTGGGPADQTTTLPLYVARKAVDSHDFGYGSALTTAGFVVLLFFSVLYLRLSKFDRR; encoded by the coding sequence GTGAGCCGAGCCCGATGGACGCCGTACCTGCTGATCGCACCGACGGTGCTGCTGATGGCCGTGTTCCTGGCCTATCCCGTCGGCAGCGTCGTGTACTACAGCCTCCAGCACTACAACGCCACCCGCAGCTGGGCCAACGGCTTCGCCGGTCTGGACAACTTCCGGCAGATGCTGCTGCACGACCCCCTGTTCTGGCAGAGCCTCGGGTTCAGCGCGCGCTGGGTGGTCGTCGAGGTCGGACTCCAGCTGCTGCTCGGCCTGGTGCTGGCGCTGATCGTCAACGAGACGTTCGTCGGCCGCGGCCTGGCACGGGCCCTGGTGTTCTCGCCGTGGGCGGTGTCGGGCGTGCTGACCACCGGCATCTGGATCCTGCTCTACAACCCGTCCACCGGCATCTTCGAGCAGCTGGCGTCGTGGGGCGTCGGCAACCACGGCACGTCCGTGCTCGGCGACCCGGCCACCGTCTTCCCTGCCACGGTGGTCGCGGAGCTGTGGCGCGGCGTGCCCTTCTTCGCCATCCTGCTGCTCGCCGACCTCCAGACCATTCCCCATGAGCTGTACGAGGCGGCCGAGGTGGACGGCGCGACGCGGTGGCAACGGTTCCGCCTGGTGACGTTGCCACATCTGCGGGACGCCATCGTGCTGTCCACGCTGCTGCGGGCAGTGTGGGAGTTCAACAACGTCGACCTGCTGTACACGCTGACCGGCGGCGGCCCGGCCGATCAGACCACCACGCTGCCGCTGTACGTGGCGCGCAAGGCCGTCGACTCGCACGACTTCGGCTACGGCTCCGCGCTGACCACCGCGGGCTTCGTCGTGCTGCTGTTCTTCTCGGTGCTGTACCTGCGACTGTCCAAGTTCGACCGGAGGTGA
- a CDS encoding pectate lyase family protein, translating to MTALSVVALLSHPAADPGHQPLPAKDGWANGTTGGSAATAGHVTTVTTRDQLAAAVAGSTPKIVYVRGTIDANTDASGKSLSCQDYATGGYTLAGYLKAYDPATWGRTKVPSGPLESARAASESRQAARVQISVGANTTIVGIGPTARLLGANLMVKGDNVIIRNLTLADAADCFPQWDPTDGSTGNWNSLFDNVSLAGATHVWVDHNTFTDAPYPDSKEPTYFGRPYQQHDGQLDITNAADLVTVERNVFTQHDKTMLIGNSDGKTSDAGHLRVTVHHNVFDGVQERSPRVRFGEVHVYDNLYRPGAGFDYSLGVGKQSQIYAQNNYFQFGGVSADKALYNWGGTGIHATGSVVDGKAVDVVAAYDAANPGKQLGTTVDWTPTLYTDLQPASVLPRQLPGSTGAGHLG from the coding sequence ATGACCGCACTCTCGGTCGTCGCACTGCTGTCCCACCCGGCCGCCGACCCCGGCCACCAGCCGCTGCCGGCCAAGGACGGCTGGGCCAACGGCACGACCGGCGGTTCCGCCGCCACCGCCGGTCACGTCACCACGGTCACCACCCGCGACCAGTTGGCCGCCGCGGTGGCCGGCAGCACGCCGAAGATCGTGTACGTCCGGGGGACCATCGACGCCAACACCGACGCGTCGGGCAAGTCGCTGTCCTGCCAGGACTACGCGACCGGCGGCTACACGCTCGCCGGCTACCTGAAGGCGTACGACCCGGCGACCTGGGGCCGCACCAAGGTCCCGTCCGGCCCGCTGGAGAGCGCCCGCGCGGCGTCGGAATCCCGGCAGGCAGCCAGGGTCCAGATCAGTGTTGGCGCTAACACCACCATCGTCGGCATCGGCCCGACGGCCCGGCTGCTCGGTGCCAACCTGATGGTCAAGGGCGACAACGTGATCATCCGCAACCTCACCCTGGCCGACGCGGCCGACTGCTTCCCGCAGTGGGACCCGACCGACGGCAGCACCGGCAACTGGAACTCCTTGTTCGACAACGTGTCGCTGGCCGGCGCGACGCACGTGTGGGTCGACCACAACACGTTCACCGACGCGCCCTACCCGGACAGCAAGGAGCCGACCTACTTCGGCCGGCCGTACCAGCAGCACGACGGGCAGCTGGACATCACCAACGCGGCCGACCTCGTCACGGTCGAGCGCAACGTGTTCACCCAGCACGACAAGACCATGCTGATCGGCAACTCCGACGGCAAGACCTCCGACGCCGGGCACCTCCGGGTCACCGTGCACCACAACGTGTTCGACGGCGTGCAGGAACGGTCGCCGCGGGTGCGCTTCGGCGAGGTCCACGTCTACGACAACCTCTACCGCCCCGGCGCCGGGTTCGACTACAGCCTCGGCGTGGGCAAGCAGTCGCAGATCTACGCCCAGAACAACTACTTCCAGTTCGGTGGCGTGTCGGCGGACAAGGCGCTCTACAACTGGGGCGGCACCGGCATCCACGCCACCGGCAGCGTGGTCGACGGCAAGGCGGTCGACGTGGTGGCGGCGTACGACGCGGCCAATCCCGGCAAGCAACTGGGCACGACGGTCGACTGGACACCGACCCTCTACACCGATCTGCAACCGGCATCCGTGCTGCCCCGACAGCTTCCCGGTAGCACCGGCGCCGGCCACCTCGGCTGA
- a CDS encoding pectate lyase family protein, whose product MSATLRRKVTLALLPACAALAVNLLGGPAHAAAAGPEGYGAGTTGGAGGGTTTVSSLSAFTAAVKGDAAKTVRVSGTITLSGQVKVGSNTTVVGVGSGSGFTGGGLSLDGVHNVIVQNLRISKAVGTDAITVIRGANHIWVDHDDLSSDLSHGKDYYDGLLDITHAADYITVSWNHFHDHYKVSLVGHSDSNAAEDTGHLHVTYAHNWFSNVNSRLPSVRFGTAHIYDNYFQNVSDSAVHSRMNAQALVQNNVFRSVGTAVTTTGDSKTDGYANLSGNDLGGAKTDITRTGTFTKPPYGYTLTPTSSVVSSVTAGAGTGVVG is encoded by the coding sequence ATGTCTGCCACACTTCGGCGAAAGGTCACGCTCGCCCTGCTGCCCGCCTGCGCCGCCCTCGCCGTGAACCTGCTCGGCGGCCCCGCGCACGCCGCGGCCGCCGGCCCCGAGGGCTACGGCGCGGGCACGACCGGCGGCGCCGGCGGCGGCACGACCACCGTCAGCTCGCTGTCCGCGTTCACCGCGGCGGTCAAGGGCGACGCCGCCAAGACCGTACGGGTCTCCGGCACGATCACCTTGTCCGGTCAGGTGAAAGTCGGTTCCAACACCACCGTGGTCGGCGTCGGCTCCGGCTCCGGCTTCACCGGCGGCGGACTGTCGCTGGACGGCGTGCACAACGTCATCGTGCAGAACCTGCGCATCAGCAAGGCGGTCGGCACGGACGCGATCACGGTCATCCGCGGCGCCAACCACATCTGGGTCGACCACGACGACCTGTCCTCGGATCTGTCCCACGGCAAGGACTACTACGACGGCCTGCTCGACATCACCCACGCCGCCGACTACATCACCGTGTCCTGGAACCACTTCCACGACCACTACAAGGTCTCGCTGGTCGGCCACTCGGACAGCAACGCCGCCGAGGACACCGGCCACCTGCACGTCACCTACGCGCACAACTGGTTCAGCAACGTCAACTCGCGGCTGCCCAGCGTCCGGTTCGGCACGGCACACATCTACGACAACTACTTCCAGAACGTCTCCGACAGCGCCGTGCACTCGCGGATGAACGCCCAGGCTCTGGTGCAGAACAACGTGTTCCGCAGCGTCGGAACGGCCGTCACCACCACCGGCGACAGCAAGACCGACGGCTACGCCAACCTGTCCGGCAACGACCTCGGCGGCGCCAAGACCGACATCACCCGCACCGGCACCTTCACCAAGCCGCCCTACGGCTACACCCTGACGCCGACCTCGTCCGTCGTCAGCTCCGTCACCGCGGGCGCCGGCACCGGCGTCGTCGGCTGA
- a CDS encoding LacI family DNA-binding transcriptional regulator, producing the protein MVTIADVARHAGVAPSTVSYVLTGKRAISGETADRVRESIRSLGYRQRAAAIGVLLPLRDGVNVAVAMRFVRAVVAAARVRDRDVLVISADEGADGVLRAVESGVAGLVVMDVEMDDPRVPVLRACAVPSVLIGVPTDPCGLSCVDLDFAAAYALCVDHLADKGHTDIALLGPARAVYERRTGYAERGVAGFSAAALRRGVNFVVRTCESDGLAAKQLLTDHAEITAVVVHNEAALSAVLACVQPPIDLVAICPDEVARRTEPKVSSVHVPAEDLGRRAVELLMARIDGAPPQGVELSVPTLTVRD; encoded by the coding sequence GTGGTCACGATCGCCGACGTCGCCCGGCATGCCGGCGTGGCGCCGAGCACGGTCTCCTATGTGCTGACCGGAAAACGTGCGATATCGGGGGAAACCGCGGACCGGGTCCGCGAGAGCATTCGGTCGCTCGGTTACCGCCAACGTGCCGCCGCCATCGGTGTGCTGCTGCCGCTGCGGGACGGCGTCAACGTGGCCGTCGCGATGCGATTCGTGCGCGCGGTCGTCGCGGCCGCGCGCGTCCGCGACCGGGACGTCCTGGTGATCTCCGCCGACGAGGGGGCGGACGGCGTGCTGCGGGCGGTGGAATCGGGCGTGGCCGGCCTGGTGGTGATGGACGTCGAGATGGACGACCCGCGCGTGCCGGTGCTGCGGGCCTGCGCGGTGCCGTCGGTGCTGATCGGCGTGCCGACCGACCCGTGTGGCCTGAGCTGTGTCGATCTGGACTTCGCCGCCGCGTACGCGCTGTGCGTGGACCACTTGGCGGACAAGGGACATACGGACATCGCGCTGCTCGGCCCGGCGCGCGCGGTCTACGAGCGGCGCACCGGATACGCCGAGCGCGGCGTGGCCGGCTTCAGCGCGGCGGCCCTGCGTCGCGGCGTGAACTTCGTGGTGCGTACCTGCGAATCCGACGGCCTCGCGGCCAAGCAACTGCTGACCGACCACGCCGAGATCACGGCTGTGGTGGTGCACAACGAAGCCGCGCTGTCGGCCGTGCTGGCTTGCGTGCAGCCGCCGATCGACCTGGTCGCTATCTGCCCGGACGAGGTGGCGCGGCGGACCGAGCCGAAGGTGTCGTCGGTGCACGTGCCGGCCGAGGACCTGGGCCGGCGCGCCGTCGAACTCCTGATGGCCAGGATCGACGGTGCGCCGCCGCAGGGTGTGGAGCTGTCGGTGCCGACGTTGACCGTCAGGGACTGA
- a CDS encoding LacI family DNA-binding transcriptional regulator, protein MPSRKLSATDGRDRPTTIADVAQLAGVSTGTVSKALNGRGTLRAETRDRVLAAAEQLGFHPNRAAVTLNSGRTYTVGMITTDTIGRFSIPLLMGVEDALGAGEMSVFLCDARDDRIREQYYLRTLLSRRVDGIIVTGRRSHARPPIGADLPIPVVYAFTSSTDPRDVSVVPDEAGGARKAIEHLLAIGRRRIAHVTGPEHHHSAAVRASATVARLAEAGLDLVAPPLFGEWSEAWGRHAAKILPHQGFDAVFCGSDQIARGVADALRTVGRRVPDDVALIGFDNWDVMALACQPPLTSVDMELEQLGRTAAELLLAAINGETPPRRHIHPCRLVIRDSTAAPAR, encoded by the coding sequence ATGCCCTCACGGAAACTTTCGGCAACCGATGGCCGGGACCGGCCGACCACCATCGCCGACGTCGCCCAGTTGGCCGGCGTGTCCACGGGCACGGTGTCCAAGGCGCTCAACGGTCGTGGCACGCTGCGCGCCGAGACCCGTGACCGCGTGCTGGCCGCGGCCGAGCAGCTGGGTTTCCACCCGAACCGGGCGGCGGTCACGCTGAACTCCGGCCGGACCTACACGGTCGGCATGATCACCACCGACACCATCGGCCGGTTCAGCATCCCGCTGCTGATGGGCGTCGAGGACGCACTGGGCGCCGGCGAGATGTCCGTGTTCCTGTGCGACGCGCGCGACGATCGCATCCGGGAGCAGTACTACCTGCGCACGCTGCTCAGCCGCCGGGTGGACGGCATCATCGTCACCGGACGGCGCAGCCACGCCCGTCCGCCGATCGGCGCGGATCTGCCGATCCCCGTGGTGTACGCGTTCACCAGCTCCACCGATCCCCGGGACGTGTCGGTCGTGCCCGACGAGGCCGGCGGCGCGCGCAAGGCGATCGAGCACCTGCTGGCGATCGGCCGCCGCCGGATCGCCCATGTCACTGGGCCCGAGCACCACCATTCGGCGGCAGTGCGAGCATCGGCCACCGTGGCACGGCTCGCCGAGGCCGGGTTGGACCTGGTCGCACCACCGCTTTTCGGTGAGTGGAGCGAGGCCTGGGGCCGGCACGCGGCGAAGATCCTGCCCCATCAAGGATTCGACGCCGTGTTCTGCGGCAGCGATCAGATCGCCCGTGGCGTCGCCGACGCGCTGCGGACAGTGGGCCGACGAGTGCCCGACGACGTCGCCCTCATCGGCTTCGACAACTGGGACGTCATGGCCCTGGCCTGCCAGCCGCCGCTGACCAGTGTGGACATGGAGCTGGAGCAGCTCGGCCGGACCGCGGCCGAACTGCTGCTGGCCGCGATCAACGGCGAGACGCCGCCACGACGGCACATCCATCCGTGCCGGCTGGTGATTCGCGACTCCACGGCGGCGCCGGCCCGGTGA
- a CDS encoding ABC transporter substrate-binding protein: MIARARAAVAVAAVLALTACQAGPPSTADGGTGAVDDGTTITMWTRSPTATFSQTLVDAYNASHKNKVKLTVFPADSYQQKVGTAAGAKQLPDLLASDVVYAPNYAANGVFMDLTARVNQLPFKASLAPAHMKAAAHDGKEFAVPHDIDLSAMFYNKALFTKAGLDPAKPPTTLAEIVADAKQISALGGDVKGYFFGGACPGCQLFTSWPMIWASGGTVLNEQGTASTIDNPVASQVYATLHQLYADGLVPASAKDESGPTWTQSFLDGKIGIQPMGATALQGIKEGPDLQVGVAPIPGLTGGSSSFVGGDVLGVGANSQHAAAAWDFISWTLSDQAQVDVVAKHKNITVRSDLADNTYAKQDPRLAVFNKLAGQGQTPISVNFGKTYNDTNGPWTQTVIDAVFAATGPATALHDHNAAITESLASGG, encoded by the coding sequence ATGATCGCGCGGGCCCGTGCCGCGGTCGCCGTGGCCGCAGTGTTAGCGCTAACAGCCTGCCAGGCCGGCCCGCCGTCGACAGCGGACGGCGGCACCGGGGCGGTGGACGACGGCACGACCATCACCATGTGGACCCGGTCCCCGACGGCCACGTTCAGCCAGACGCTGGTGGACGCGTACAACGCGAGCCACAAGAACAAGGTGAAGCTGACCGTGTTCCCGGCCGACTCCTACCAGCAGAAGGTCGGCACGGCCGCCGGCGCCAAGCAGCTGCCCGACCTGCTGGCGTCCGATGTGGTGTACGCGCCCAACTACGCCGCCAACGGCGTGTTCATGGACCTCACCGCGCGGGTGAACCAGTTGCCGTTCAAGGCTTCCCTGGCCCCCGCGCACATGAAGGCCGCCGCGCACGACGGCAAGGAGTTCGCCGTCCCGCACGACATCGACCTGTCGGCCATGTTCTACAACAAGGCGTTGTTCACCAAGGCCGGCCTCGACCCGGCCAAGCCGCCGACCACCCTCGCCGAGATCGTCGCTGACGCCAAGCAGATCAGCGCCCTCGGCGGCGACGTCAAGGGCTACTTCTTCGGCGGCGCCTGTCCCGGCTGCCAGCTGTTCACCAGTTGGCCGATGATCTGGGCGTCCGGCGGCACCGTGCTCAACGAGCAGGGGACCGCGTCCACCATCGACAATCCCGTTGCGTCCCAGGTGTATGCGACGCTGCACCAGCTCTACGCCGACGGTCTCGTGCCGGCGTCGGCCAAGGACGAGTCCGGTCCGACCTGGACCCAGTCCTTCCTCGACGGCAAGATCGGCATCCAGCCCATGGGCGCAACCGCCTTGCAGGGCATCAAGGAGGGCCCCGACCTCCAGGTCGGCGTCGCCCCGATCCCCGGTCTTACCGGCGGCAGCTCTTCGTTCGTCGGCGGCGACGTCCTCGGTGTTGGCGCCAACAGCCAGCACGCAGCCGCCGCGTGGGACTTCATCTCCTGGACGCTCTCCGACCAGGCTCAGGTGGACGTCGTGGCCAAGCACAAGAACATCACCGTCCGGTCCGACCTCGCCGACAACACCTATGCCAAGCAGGATCCCCGCCTGGCCGTGTTCAACAAGCTCGCCGGCCAGGGCCAGACGCCCATCTCGGTCAACTTCGGCAAGACCTACAACGACACCAACGGCCCCTGGACCCAGACCGTGATCGACGCCGTCTTCGCCGCGACCGGCCCCGCGACCGCCCTGCACGACCACAACGCCGCCATCACCGAGTCGCTGGCAAGTGGGGGCTGA
- a CDS encoding carbohydrate ABC transporter permease, with protein MAVLVGTLFVVPLLLMVWMSVNHWPLLGASAPNGVANYSALGDPLFLRAVWFTAKYTVVTTVVLGLIAFGLALLVQRNRRGVGAVRTVLFLPSAVGLASTSLLFYGLFTTDSSPLNGLVQAIGLGRVDWLGSTGTALGSTVAMITWRFAGFYMLILMTGLQSIDPVLYEAARIDGAGRWQTLWRVTLPLLRPTLALAMVLSLTGSLLAFDQFFILTGGRHDTATVVIDIYREAFLSQDLGRAAAVSVATLAVLIVVNVAQLRLIRREGR; from the coding sequence ATGGCGGTGCTGGTGGGGACGCTGTTCGTGGTGCCGCTGCTGTTGATGGTGTGGATGTCGGTCAACCACTGGCCGCTGCTGGGGGCGTCGGCGCCGAACGGCGTGGCGAACTACAGCGCGCTGGGGGATCCGCTGTTTCTGCGGGCGGTGTGGTTTACCGCCAAGTACACGGTGGTGACCACGGTGGTGCTGGGCCTGATCGCGTTTGGGCTGGCCCTGCTGGTGCAGAGGAACCGGCGTGGGGTGGGGGCGGTCAGGACGGTGCTGTTCCTACCGAGCGCGGTGGGGCTGGCGTCGACGAGCCTGCTGTTCTACGGGCTGTTCACGACGGATTCCTCGCCGCTGAACGGACTCGTGCAGGCGATCGGGCTGGGGCGGGTGGACTGGCTGGGCTCGACGGGCACGGCGCTCGGCTCGACAGTAGCGATGATCACCTGGCGGTTTGCCGGGTTCTACATGCTGATCCTGATGACGGGCCTGCAAAGCATCGACCCGGTGCTGTACGAAGCGGCGCGGATCGACGGGGCCGGACGGTGGCAGACGCTGTGGCGGGTCACGCTTCCGCTGCTGCGGCCGACGCTTGCGCTGGCAATGGTGTTATCGCTAACAGGATCGCTGCTGGCCTTCGACCAGTTCTTCATCCTCACCGGCGGCCGGCACGACACGGCGACGGTGGTGATCGACATCTATCGCGAGGCGTTCCTGTCGCAGGACCTGGGCCGGGCGGCGGCGGTGTCGGTGGCGACGCTGGCCGTGCTGATCGTCGTGAACGTGGCGCAGCTGCGGCTGATCCGGCGGGAGGGCCGGTGA
- a CDS encoding carbohydrate ABC transporter permease, with amino-acid sequence MKTRGFYLTGAALAVLFLLPMVWTLYASVHGREAAGGGDGWGLSNYQRLLDYGSGLSTYLVNTVVVAVVAVSVTVLTTTLGGYAMVRLPFRGRNALFLVTLAVLMVPYTTILVPLYILLGWIGLQNSLVGLGLVLAVLQLPFGLFMMRNSFEALPAELEEAALVDGCTITGALRRVLLRGVLPGIVTVALFSFLASWNEFVAPLIFLTDGAKFTLPVALFNLQSGSLGSVDFGALQAGVVVSALPCVAVFLVLQRYYVRGFTSGALKG; translated from the coding sequence GTGAAGACACGCGGGTTCTACCTCACCGGAGCGGCGCTGGCGGTGCTGTTCCTGCTGCCGATGGTGTGGACGTTGTACGCCTCGGTGCACGGCAGGGAGGCCGCCGGCGGCGGTGACGGCTGGGGATTGTCGAACTACCAAAGGCTTCTGGACTACGGCAGTGGCCTGAGCACGTATCTGGTCAACACCGTGGTGGTGGCGGTCGTCGCGGTGAGTGTCACGGTCCTGACGACGACGCTCGGCGGATATGCCATGGTGCGGCTGCCGTTTCGCGGACGCAACGCGCTGTTCCTGGTGACGTTGGCCGTGCTGATGGTGCCGTACACCACGATCCTGGTTCCGCTCTACATCCTGCTCGGCTGGATCGGCCTGCAGAACTCGCTGGTCGGCCTTGGCCTGGTGCTCGCCGTGCTGCAACTGCCGTTCGGGCTGTTCATGATGCGCAACTCCTTCGAAGCCCTGCCGGCCGAACTGGAAGAGGCGGCGCTGGTCGACGGCTGCACGATCACCGGCGCGCTGCGCCGGGTGCTGCTGCGCGGCGTGCTGCCCGGCATCGTCACGGTCGCCCTGTTCTCGTTCCTGGCCTCCTGGAACGAGTTCGTCGCGCCGCTGATCTTCCTCACCGACGGCGCGAAGTTCACGCTGCCGGTCGCGTTGTTCAACCTCCAGTCCGGCAGCCTCGGCTCGGTGGACTTCGGGGCGCTGCAAGCCGGCGTGGTCGTGTCCGCCCTGCCGTGCGTCGCCGTGTTCCTGGTGTTGCAACGCTACTACGTGCGTGGTTTTACCTCTGGTGCCCTCAAGGGCTGA
- a CDS encoding glycoside hydrolase family 127 protein, producing the protein MAELGPVHPTEDAVAALGPLPLTATTVADDSLWGTWLRRNAVHTLPHCVRQLHASGAVDNLRRVTGEVDGEFQNMWFADSDVYKTLEAAAWQLVHTPEDLELRSFLDTTAALLVKAQGEDGYLNSYFTVAKPEKRWQELHWSHELYCAGHLIQAAVAAARAGVGAEIVTVARRFADLIVERFADVNAVDGHPEIETALVELYRVTGHRPYLDLAARFVDLRGHGLLNPDRFGPVYLQDHVPVRQAEAVAGHAVRQLYLLAGVVDVAVETHDDELLAAANRLWEDAFGSKTYLTGAHGSRHRDEAFGDPYELPADRAYAETCAAIASFQWNWRMLLATGDVRHADEMERVLHNAIAGSIAADGEHFFYSNPLHLRTGHDGSHEDAPSQRLPWYSCACCPPNLARLMASLPGYAVTTDHSGLQIQLYTAGEIETTVDGHAVRISLRTDYPWDGRVEITVTTDAPLTLALRIPGWCRTEDVRLDGAAVDPVGGYVRLRRDWARGFTLTLDLPMPARVVRPHPRIDAVRGCVALARGPLVYCVEQADLPDGVTLEDVRIDPSTVMVNRTSVVTLAVAGSVRSADTELYPPAVDETAEPITLTALPYFLWGNRKPGPMRVWIPLS; encoded by the coding sequence ATGGCCGAACTTGGTCCCGTCCATCCAACCGAGGACGCGGTCGCGGCGCTGGGCCCGCTGCCGCTCACCGCGACCACCGTCGCTGACGACAGCCTGTGGGGGACATGGTTGCGGCGCAATGCCGTGCACACCCTGCCGCACTGCGTGCGGCAGCTGCACGCCAGCGGCGCGGTCGACAACCTGCGGCGTGTCACCGGTGAGGTCGACGGCGAGTTCCAGAACATGTGGTTCGCCGACTCCGACGTGTACAAGACACTGGAGGCGGCGGCGTGGCAGCTCGTTCACACGCCGGAAGACCTTGAACTGCGGTCGTTCCTCGACACCACCGCTGCGCTGTTGGTGAAGGCCCAGGGAGAGGACGGCTACCTCAACTCGTACTTCACGGTCGCCAAGCCGGAGAAGCGGTGGCAGGAACTGCATTGGAGTCATGAGCTTTACTGCGCCGGCCATCTCATCCAAGCGGCCGTCGCGGCCGCCCGTGCGGGGGTGGGGGCCGAGATCGTCACGGTCGCCCGCCGGTTCGCCGACCTTATCGTGGAACGGTTCGCCGACGTCAACGCGGTCGACGGCCACCCGGAGATCGAGACCGCCCTGGTCGAGCTGTACCGGGTGACCGGCCACCGGCCGTACCTGGACCTGGCTGCGCGGTTCGTCGACCTGCGCGGCCACGGGCTGCTCAACCCGGATCGCTTCGGGCCCGTGTATCTCCAGGACCACGTGCCGGTCCGACAGGCGGAAGCCGTTGCCGGCCATGCGGTGCGGCAGCTCTACCTGCTGGCCGGCGTGGTGGACGTGGCGGTGGAGACCCATGACGACGAACTGCTGGCGGCGGCGAATCGTCTGTGGGAGGACGCTTTCGGCAGCAAGACGTACCTCACCGGTGCGCACGGTTCACGGCATCGCGACGAGGCGTTCGGCGACCCGTACGAGCTGCCCGCCGATCGCGCGTACGCGGAGACCTGCGCCGCGATCGCCAGCTTCCAGTGGAACTGGCGCATGCTGCTCGCGACCGGCGACGTGCGCCACGCCGACGAGATGGAACGCGTGCTGCACAACGCCATCGCCGGCTCGATCGCCGCGGACGGCGAGCACTTCTTCTACTCCAACCCGTTGCACCTGCGTACCGGTCACGACGGCTCGCACGAGGATGCCCCGTCGCAACGCCTGCCGTGGTACAGCTGTGCCTGCTGCCCGCCCAACCTCGCCCGCCTGATGGCCTCGCTGCCCGGATACGCGGTCACCACCGACCACAGTGGACTCCAGATCCAACTTTACACGGCTGGCGAGATCGAGACCACTGTGGACGGACACGCGGTGCGGATCTCCCTGCGCACCGACTATCCGTGGGACGGTCGGGTCGAAATAACCGTGACCACGGATGCGCCACTGACCCTGGCCCTGCGGATTCCGGGTTGGTGCCGCACCGAGGACGTGCGTCTGGACGGAGCGGCCGTCGATCCGGTCGGCGGTTACGTGCGGCTGCGGCGGGATTGGGCACGGGGATTCACCCTGACGCTGGATCTGCCGATGCCGGCCCGTGTCGTCCGACCGCATCCGCGGATCGACGCCGTGCGCGGGTGCGTCGCCCTGGCCCGCGGGCCGCTGGTGTACTGCGTCGAGCAGGCGGACCTGCCCGACGGCGTGACGTTGGAGGACGTGCGAATCGACCCGTCGACAGTGATGGTCAACCGTACGTCCGTGGTGACGTTGGCGGTGGCCGGCAGCGTCCGGAGCGCCGACACCGAGCTCTATCCGCCGGCGGTCGACGAGACCGCCGAGCCGATCACCCTCACCGCCCTGCCTTATTTCCTGTGGGGGAACCGGAAGCCCGGCCCGATGCGGGTGTGGATCCCGCTCTCCTGA